The Camelus bactrianus isolate YW-2024 breed Bactrian camel chromosome 11, ASM4877302v1, whole genome shotgun sequence genomic interval GAGGGGAAGCAGTTGCAGGCGGAGGGAATGGCAAATGCAAAGGCCTCAAGGCTGGACCATGCCTAGTAAACACAGAGGGCCAGAGCAGTAGGAAACAAGGTGTGCTGAGTAAAGACCAGATCCAGATCGACTTCTCTGAGGCACATGGGAGGAAGCCAGGATATGTGAACAGGCCTCCTTTCTACCCTTCAGAAGCCAGAGCGGCTGGCCCTGGAGATTGGTGCCTTGGACAGCAGCAAGGAGCAGTTGCTCAAGGAAGGTGAGGCCTGGCAAATGGGgttgccctgccctgccctgccctgccctgccctgcccatctgtctgtctcttcctGCTGCAGAGAAGCTGGTGGAGGCAAAGCTGGAGGATGTGAAACATCGTCTGTGCTCCCAGTTTGGAGCCACCGGCTGCTCCACAATCACTGAGGGACTCTTCCTCCGCAGCCAGGAGGCAGCCGCTGTGGTGtaaggcaggggtggggagtggggagtggggtggaggagggggctgccAGCACTGATGGCCCCACCCACAGGCATCTGTTTGAGGAGGAGAACAGGAAAGCTCAGGAGCTCCTGGAGGCTGCTGCCCAGCGCCAGGAGCAGCTGCAGCAGAAGtgccagcagctgcagcagaagAGGCAGAGGTGGGCACGGAGCCCCTCCCCCCAGTCCCCAAGGGGAAGGTGGCTGAGGGAATCTTTGCTCctttccagcctctgcctcttgGTCTCTTCATAATCCTACacttcttcctccccaccctcctacCCCACCCCTGTCTGTCCAGGCTGAAGGAGGAGCTGGAAAAACTTGGGGTGCAGGTCCCTGCTCAAGGCCAGAGCAAGCAAGAGGAAGGGGCTGGCCCAGGAGAAGCTGTGAGCCTTGGAATtgggtgcagagagcagagacagCTCGTGaaaggagctgggggtgggaaaGCAAGGAGGGGGTCTGCAGGGTCCTCAGAAGATGGTCTTTTTcggggaagggcagggacacagcaaaggcaaaGGTGTAGAGAATGGCAgtagtggggtgggaaggggcaggaccCATGGAGGTGTGGGTACAGGGATGTGAGGAGACTCCCACTTCAGACCCTGACCTCCTGCAGGCCAATCCCAAGCCCCTTGGAGTCAGTGAGGAGAAGGACCCAGAACTGCCAACCAAGCAGGGCCTGATGCCCTCCTAGGCAAGGAGGACCCACTTTGCACTGGACTTACACCCTGGGCTCCAGGAAATAAAGGCATTATTTCAGTACAGCTGCCTCAGCTGAGTCTGTGCTGGGTGGGGATGGTGGGGTTATCCGTCTAAGACCCCTGGTCCCTGAGACTGGGTGAAGCCTTGGCTACACTCTGACTCCTAATGCCAGCCAGAGTCccatagcaggcactcaataaatgcttccctAACCTCACATCCTGACCTGCTCATTTCTAGGACCTGACATGTTCTGGTCCCCAGGCAGAGGGATGCGGGACTGGCCCAGGAGTTCTGGAAGCCCACCCTGTGattgtttcttccattctttaTTCAGGGTTGGACCACACAGAATCCCAGAAACCCCAACAATGAGGACCAAGGTGCTGCCCACAGTCCCCACTGATTagctgagaaaaagaaatgtaattggAGTCTAAATGAAGTTTGTGCCTTCACGGGCACAAAATCTACACCTGAGACATTTGTTATAAGAACATAATATGTTAGAAATCCTCAGTGTGCTGGGAGTCAGTCACTAGGACTGCTGTGTGCGCATG includes:
- the SYCE1 gene encoding synaptonemal complex central element protein 1 isoform X7 codes for the protein MAALPGPSGTESAGAMGRADEARGQAESSQKIEDLMEMVKKLQKVSGEKVHLKEILSKKQETLRTLRLHCQEKEAEAQRKQTMLQECKDRISALNSQIEEEKNKQRQLRLDFEEQLEDLMGQHKDLWEFHKPERLALEIGALDSSKEQLLKEEKLVEAKLEDVKHRLCSQFGATGCSTITEGLFLRSQEAAAVVHLFEEENRKAQELLEAAAQRQEQLQQKCQQLQQKRQRLKEELEKLGVQVPAQGQSKQEEGAGPGEAANPKPLGVSEEKDPELPTKQGLMPS
- the SYCE1 gene encoding synaptonemal complex central element protein 1 isoform X6, whose translation is MAALPGPSGTESAGAMGRADEARGQAESSQKIEDLMEMVKKLQKAKKKASEELGEARTVWEALQKELDSLSGEKVHLKEILSKKQETLRTLRLHCQEKEAEAQRKQTMLQECKDRISALNSQIEEEKNKQRQLRLDFEEQLEDLMGQHKDLWEFHKPERLALEIGALDSSKEQLLKEEKLVEAKLEDVKHRLCSQFGATGCSTITEGLFLRSQEAAAVVHLFEEENRKAQELLEAAAQRQEQLQQKCQQLQQKRQRLKEELEKLGVQVPAQGQSKQEEGAGPGEAANPKPLGVSEEKDPELPTKQGLMPS